Proteins co-encoded in one Astyanax mexicanus isolate ESR-SI-001 chromosome 1, AstMex3_surface, whole genome shotgun sequence genomic window:
- the si:dkey-12h9.6 gene encoding macoilin → MKKRCVDLGKLRKMKKLKLSEKLSESAYSFLKFMIVWILVLLADFILEFRLEYLWPCWLFLGTVYTTFHCHGLAICVVFVCAAFTLDIFCLIFVPLHWLFFAASTYVLLNYIWHTEKGICMSTVTLWILLVYTEASLRLRDLKNPYANLSHLFAAHCIGYPLVYMGFDATCYFSSIFKLRTQKTIQSDSDLHMHLLQQSLPPYTQLYPKLGVEESKWRTKPAPMQYQCQNDAIISEDNKQDLEDCFQLHRLQGRTEKDSGDTKIRDPNPQPPGLKPHGAEVRLASTSLPDVPENLPQEDLSGKAQKASKGSQAKVQKSSVSINTSKGEKKQKLPKAISSSTEAAEKTSNIQSLQNPHAEQISKLEQEMRKLKMELQTSRQTEQELRSHICNLTNSENSLRPEVSLLRHANELLQNKLQYLTKSRQKDKQSCAMLEKRTRAETESRAVVEKQLAEVRSQKFDEAAFLLRSASNRQEHTETQLLRKKARDLDTEYKQLQLDYQGKENRVLALEKEMESLQKHRCTEQEADAMLSALSSLQDKAQHLEYNLSAETRLKLDLFSALGDARRQLELAQVKLVKQEQEIKEMKQKIAEVMAVAPGMSYVAPRPAVPQYLKFLNTERYVLNPRGLMYQCLKK, encoded by the exons ATGAAGAAGCGCTGCGTGGACCTCGGCAAGCTGCGCAAAATGAAGAAGCTGAAACTGAGCGAGAAGCTCTCCGAGAG TGCATATTCTTTCCTGAAGTTCATGATAGTCTGGATCCTGGTCCTCTTAGCTGATTTTATTCTTGAGTTCAGGCTGGAATATTTGTGGCCTTGTTGGCTCTTCCTTGGAACCGTCTATACCACTTTTCACTGTCATGGGCTG GCGATCTGTgtcgtgtttgtgtgtgcagctTTTACGCTGGACATTTTCTGCTTAATTTTTGTACCCCTACACTGGCTATTTTTTGCAGCCAGCACATATGTCTTACTCAACTACATATGGCACACAG AAAAAGGCATCTGCATGTCCACAGTAACCTTATGGATTCTCCTTGTATATACTGAAGCCTCTTTAAGACTGAGAGACCTTAAGAATCCATATGCCAACCTGTCTCACCTTTTTGCTGCACATTG CATTGGGTATCCACTGGTATACATGGGATTTGATGCAACGTGCTACTTCTCCAGCATCTTCAAACTTCGCACTCAAAAAACGATACAGAGTGACAGTGACTTGCACATGCATCTCCTTCAACAGTCCCTACCTCCATACACACAACTCTACCCGAAGCTGGGGGTGGAAG AATCCAAGTGGAGAACCAAACCAGCACCAATGCAATACCAGTGTCAAAATGATGCCATCATATCAGAGGACAACAAGCAGGACCTGGAGGATTGCTTCCAGCTCCACAGACTTCAGGGCAGGACTGAAAAAGACTCTGGGGACACAAAGATAAGAGACCCCAACCCTCAGCCTCCAGGGCTTAAGCCACATGGAGCTGAAGTGCGCTTAGCTTCAACGTCTCTGCCTGATGTCCCTGAAAACCTACCTCAGGAGGACCTCAGTGGTAAAGCCCAGAAAGCCTCCAAGGGCTCCCAGGCTAAAGTGCAGAAGAGCTCTGTGAGCATCAACACCAGCAAAGGGGAGAAGAAACAAAAACTTCCCAAAGCCATCAGCTCCAGCACAGAAGCAGCAGAAAAGACCTCAAATATCCAGAGTCTTCAGAATCCTCATGCTGAACAAATATCCaa GCTGGAGCAAGAAATGAGAAAGTTGAAGATGGAGCTGCAGACAAGCCGGCAGACTGAGCAGGAGCTGCGCAGTCACATCTGTAACCTCACTAACAGTGAGAACAGCCTGCGGCCCGAGGTCTCGCTGCTCAGACACGCAAACGAGCTGCTACAGAACAA GCTTCAGTATCTGACAAAATCCAGGCAGAAGGACAAACAGAGCTGTGCCATGCTGGAGAAGAGAACTAGAGCAGAAACAGAGAGCAGAGCCGTGGTGGAAAAACAGCTTGCTGAGGTTCGCTCTCAGAAATTTGACGAGGCGGCCTTTTTGCTCCGCAGTGCATCGAACAG GCAGGAACACACTGAAACGCAGCTGTTAAGGAAAAAAGCTAGAGATCTAGACACAGAGTACAAACAACTACAGCTGGACTATCAAGGGAAAGAGAATCGAGTTCTAGCGCTAGAAAAAGAAATGGag AGTCTTCAGAAGCACAGATGCACGGAGCAGGAAGCTGACGCTATGCTCTCAGCGCTTTCTTCCCTGCAGGACAAAGCTCAGCATTTAGAATACAACCTGAGCGCAGAAACTCGCCTCAAACTGGACCTGTTCTCTGCACTGGGAGACGCCCGGAGACAGCTGGAGCTCGCTCAAG